Proteins encoded by one window of Armatimonadota bacterium:
- the mtnA gene encoding S-methyl-5-thioribose-1-phosphate isomerase, with protein MRSIAWQDDAVQLLDQTVLPHEVRVLRLGDWRQVVDAIAAMRIRGAPAIGAAGAYAVALAAREALSQPDSFVQSLREAASRIRAARPTAVNLAWAVDRVMALVDEGTNPAVVADRLLQEAHRIAEEDAEANRRLAAIGAERIRRGERILTICNTGTLATVDVGTAIGILRSAHEAGKGIHVFACETRPFLQGSRLTAWELLAHGIPFHLITDGAAGWLMARGFVDRVITGADRVAANGDVANKIGTYTLAVLARHHGIPFWVAAPLSTVDPHTRSGEAIPIEERDPKEVTHFHGTPVAPEGTPALNYAFDVTPAELISAIVTEAGIAEPPYDRSLRGLLEGGGRLRRARSEGSA; from the coding sequence GTGCGCAGCATCGCCTGGCAGGACGACGCGGTCCAACTCCTGGACCAGACGGTCCTGCCGCACGAGGTACGCGTCCTGAGGCTGGGCGACTGGCGCCAGGTCGTGGACGCGATCGCGGCGATGCGGATCCGGGGTGCACCCGCGATCGGTGCGGCGGGCGCCTACGCCGTGGCGCTGGCCGCGCGGGAAGCCCTGTCGCAACCAGACTCCTTTGTCCAGAGCCTGCGCGAGGCCGCCTCGCGCATTCGCGCCGCCCGGCCGACCGCGGTCAACCTGGCCTGGGCCGTGGATCGCGTGATGGCCCTCGTCGACGAAGGGACCAACCCCGCGGTCGTGGCCGACCGGCTCCTGCAGGAAGCGCACCGAATCGCCGAAGAGGACGCCGAGGCGAATCGGCGGCTGGCAGCGATCGGGGCTGAGCGCATCCGCAGGGGTGAGCGCATCCTCACGATCTGCAACACCGGGACTCTGGCGACGGTCGACGTCGGGACCGCTATCGGTATCCTCCGGTCGGCGCACGAAGCGGGCAAGGGCATCCACGTCTTCGCATGCGAGACGCGGCCGTTCCTGCAGGGTAGCCGGCTGACGGCCTGGGAGTTGCTGGCGCACGGCATCCCGTTCCACCTCATCACGGACGGTGCGGCGGGGTGGTTGATGGCGCGAGGGTTCGTGGACCGAGTGATCACCGGTGCCGACCGGGTCGCCGCCAACGGGGACGTGGCCAACAAGATCGGCACGTACACCCTGGCGGTGCTCGCACGGCACCACGGGATCCCCTTCTGGGTCGCGGCGCCGCTGTCCACCGTGGACCCGCATACCCGCAGCGGCGAGGCGATCCCGATCGAGGAGCGGGACCCCAAGGAGGTGACCCACTTCCACGGCACACCTGTGGCCCCCGAAGGGACACCCGCCCTCAACTACGCGTTCGACGTCACGCCGGCCGAGCTGATCTCCGCGATCGTCACCGAGGCCGGGATCGCCGAACCGCCCTACGACCGTTCCCTGCGCGGGCTGCTGGAGGGCGGGGGCCGTCTGCGGCGCGCTCGGAGTGAGGGGTCGGCGTGA
- the sepF gene encoding cell division protein SepF, producing the protein MGAIQRLMGLLGFDEEEEPYEELSQDDEPRRRAPILRLHSPRQQDIVVVQPRTFDDARSAAEYLKGRRPIVVNLREADRDVAQRIVDFLCGVDYAVDGHLQRIAEEIFLFTPSNIVITSESARPARRDETVFPIS; encoded by the coding sequence GTGGGAGCCATTCAGCGCCTGATGGGCTTGCTGGGTTTCGACGAGGAAGAGGAGCCCTACGAGGAGTTGAGTCAGGACGACGAGCCGCGAAGGCGGGCGCCGATCCTGCGCCTGCACAGCCCCAGGCAGCAGGACATCGTCGTCGTGCAGCCGCGGACCTTCGACGACGCGCGCAGCGCCGCGGAGTACCTAAAGGGACGGCGTCCGATCGTCGTTAACCTGCGCGAGGCGGATCGGGACGTCGCGCAGCGGATCGTCGACTTCCTGTGCGGTGTCGACTACGCGGTGGACGGTCACCTGCAGCGGATCGCCGAGGAGATCTTCCTGTTCACGCCCAGCAACATCGTCATCACCTCGGAATCGGCCCGACCGGCGCGCCGGGACGAGACGGTCTTTCCGATCTCGTGA
- the pgeF gene encoding peptidoglycan editing factor PgeF, producing the protein MRADLGPDFHAVDAAGVACIRSRLVEGLGEVRHAFTTRRGDGDDPLADPARRRRVLRGLGFAPERVVQIMQVHGAAVVEARAADAGSKLGPADAVVTAEADVPLSVHTADCVPLLLVDPNAGVVGAVHAGWRGLGAGVVGAAVGAMERRGARASRVVCAIGPSIGPCCYEVDAPVRRALGAWAHALWPGRAGHWMADLRAVAVAQLRQAGVPAERIAVCPACTACHPEWFFSYRRDGRTGRMEALIALRRANGNGAS; encoded by the coding sequence GTGCGCGCCGACCTGGGGCCAGATTTCCACGCGGTCGACGCCGCGGGCGTCGCGTGCATTCGAAGCCGTTTGGTCGAGGGCCTCGGGGAGGTCCGGCACGCTTTCACGACGCGCAGGGGTGACGGCGACGATCCCCTAGCGGATCCGGCCCGGCGCCGGCGGGTGCTGCGGGGGCTGGGGTTCGCTCCCGAGCGCGTCGTCCAGATCATGCAGGTCCACGGTGCGGCCGTCGTCGAGGCCCGCGCGGCGGACGCCGGGTCGAAGCTCGGGCCGGCCGACGCGGTCGTCACGGCAGAAGCGGACGTCCCGCTGAGCGTACACACCGCGGACTGCGTGCCCCTGCTGCTTGTGGATCCCAATGCCGGTGTCGTCGGCGCCGTACACGCGGGGTGGCGCGGATTGGGCGCGGGCGTGGTGGGTGCTGCGGTGGGTGCGATGGAACGTCGGGGCGCGCGGGCGTCCCGGGTGGTCTGTGCGATCGGACCGTCGATCGGACCGTGCTGCTATGAGGTCGACGCGCCAGTACGGCGGGCGCTGGGGGCCTGGGCGCACGCGCTTTGGCCGGGCCGTGCGGGTCACTGGATGGCGGATCTGCGCGCCGTCGCCGTCGCGCAACTCCGCCAGGCGGGTGTGCCTGCCGAGCGTATCGCGGTGTGCCCCGCCTGCACCGCCTGTCACCCGGAGTGGTTCTTTTCCTACAGGCGAGACGGCCGTACCGGGCGGATGGAGGCGCTGATCGCCCTGCGGCGAGCGAACGGGAATGGCGCGTCCTGA
- a CDS encoding YggS family pyridoxal phosphate-dependent enzyme — translation MARPEGELTTLDRQRLSADRIRARVSSVCGRIAAACHRAGREPSEVRLVGVTKGFGPEVAAAAVAAGVRDLGENRVQEARDKIPAVDALLGRAEVPGQRSPNPDVRPVWHLVGHLQRNKAHHAVTLFDWIHSVDSLPLGHEIARRAVAAGRQVNVLLQVNVAAEPQKHGARPEEASALADALTGLAGLRLRGLMTIAPMAADPEQVRWVFQELRELRDRIRAERGIPLDELSMGMTDDFEVAVEEGATMVRIGRALFGDVHPSPLPEGGNGRP, via the coding sequence ATGGCGCGTCCTGAGGGGGAACTCACGACCCTGGACCGCCAGCGACTGAGCGCGGACCGGATTCGCGCCAGGGTATCGTCCGTGTGTGGCCGCATCGCGGCCGCGTGCCATCGCGCCGGCCGCGAACCGTCCGAGGTCCGCCTGGTGGGCGTGACCAAGGGCTTTGGCCCGGAGGTGGCGGCCGCGGCGGTGGCAGCGGGCGTGCGCGACCTGGGCGAGAACCGCGTGCAGGAAGCCCGCGACAAGATCCCGGCGGTGGATGCGCTGCTGGGGCGCGCTGAGGTGCCAGGACAGCGATCGCCCAACCCGGACGTCCGTCCGGTCTGGCACCTGGTCGGTCACCTCCAGCGCAACAAGGCGCATCACGCGGTGACGCTGTTCGACTGGATCCACTCGGTGGACTCGCTGCCGCTGGGCCACGAGATCGCGCGGCGGGCTGTCGCGGCCGGCCGGCAGGTGAACGTCCTGCTGCAGGTGAACGTCGCCGCAGAACCGCAAAAGCACGGCGCCCGGCCGGAGGAGGCGTCGGCGCTGGCCGACGCCCTGACCGGACTTGCGGGCCTGCGGTTGCGTGGCCTCATGACCATCGCCCCAATGGCGGCCGACCCGGAGCAAGTGCGCTGGGTGTTTCAGGAGCTGAGAGAGCTGCGTGATAGAATACGGGCGGAGCGGGGCATCCCGCTCGACGAACTGTCGATGGGGATGACGGACGACTTCGAGGTCGCGGTGGAAGAGGGCGCGACGATGGTGCGGATCGGCCGCGCTCTGTTCGGCGACGTTCATCCGAGCCCTCTCCCGGAAGGAGGGAACGGGCGTCCGTAA
- a CDS encoding glycosyltransferase family 2 protein: MKSAHNPRVLVWMVAFALAWVVLVAYSVRSHDIRWLQITFLVYSVYGIGMQVLGVLARGRTRSVPVPVRLPFVSVLIPARNEARVIADSVRSACAMRYHDREGQPRFEVIVLDDRSGDGTGDVVRRLAPALPVPVRVVRLAADDAHGKAAVLNVGAHAAQGDVLAVLDADSRADPEFLLRAVACLLEPGVAAVQGRRLCQHRAETLAARGQEHEFSVFQTVMQRARDRFGAHVLLNGNGLAVNRRALEAVGGWNPSALTEDIDLAIRFQVVGWKVRYCEEAVVWEESVPDWPGLVRQRTRWAEGVLRALVEHLGAIVSGRMTAFQKTDMLFFLTGSMVVPAAIFASNVYGAVVLLRGVLEPLYLLPMGRSLPPELTAGAFGAFSAALLLSAASQGGWNPLRALRVVVTYLLFTAHQLVATPWAVARYVRSIVTGQVEWLKTDHGMPAPALDPVTPVVDGAGWGEKDARVHERLAMSSLHRTMP, translated from the coding sequence GTGAAGAGCGCCCACAACCCCCGCGTCCTCGTCTGGATGGTGGCGTTCGCGCTTGCGTGGGTCGTCCTGGTCGCCTACAGCGTGCGCAGCCACGACATCCGATGGCTCCAGATCACCTTCCTCGTCTACTCGGTGTACGGGATCGGCATGCAGGTGCTGGGCGTGTTGGCGCGCGGCCGCACCCGCAGCGTACCGGTGCCGGTCCGGCTCCCGTTCGTCAGCGTGCTGATCCCCGCGCGTAACGAGGCGCGGGTGATCGCAGACAGCGTCCGATCCGCGTGTGCGATGCGCTATCACGATCGCGAGGGGCAGCCCCGCTTCGAGGTCATCGTGCTCGACGACCGCTCCGGCGATGGCACCGGTGACGTCGTGCGCCGCTTGGCCCCCGCCCTGCCGGTGCCGGTGCGGGTCGTCCGTCTGGCGGCCGATGACGCCCACGGCAAGGCCGCGGTGCTCAACGTGGGCGCCCACGCCGCGCAGGGAGACGTCCTCGCGGTCCTCGATGCCGATTCCCGGGCTGACCCCGAGTTTCTGCTGCGGGCGGTGGCGTGCCTGCTGGAACCAGGGGTGGCCGCCGTGCAGGGCCGCAGGCTGTGCCAGCACCGTGCGGAGACGCTGGCCGCGCGAGGGCAGGAGCACGAGTTCTCCGTGTTCCAGACCGTCATGCAGCGCGCCCGCGATCGGTTTGGCGCGCACGTCCTGCTCAACGGGAACGGCCTTGCGGTGAACCGGCGCGCGCTGGAGGCGGTCGGCGGCTGGAACCCGTCGGCTTTGACCGAAGACATCGACCTCGCCATCCGGTTTCAGGTCGTCGGGTGGAAGGTCCGGTACTGCGAGGAGGCGGTCGTCTGGGAGGAGTCCGTGCCGGATTGGCCGGGTCTCGTGCGGCAACGCACGCGGTGGGCGGAGGGGGTGCTGCGGGCGCTCGTCGAGCACCTGGGAGCGATCGTCTCGGGCCGGATGACCGCATTCCAGAAGACGGACATGCTGTTCTTCCTGACGGGGTCGATGGTGGTCCCGGCCGCCATCTTCGCCAGCAACGTCTACGGCGCCGTGGTGTTGCTGCGCGGTGTCCTGGAACCGTTGTACCTGCTGCCGATGGGACGCTCCCTGCCGCCGGAGCTGACGGCCGGTGCGTTCGGCGCCTTCAGCGCCGCGCTGCTGCTATCGGCCGCCTCGCAGGGCGGCTGGAATCCGTTGCGGGCACTGAGGGTGGTCGTCACCTACCTCCTGTTCACCGCCCACCAGTTGGTGGCGACGCCGTGGGCGGTGGCGCGCTACGTCCGCAGCATCGTGACCGGTCAGGTGGAGTGGTTGAAGACCGACCACGGGATGCCGGCTCCGGCGCTGGATCCCGTCACCCCGGTCGTCGACGGCGCCGGGTGGGGGGAGAAGGATGCCCGCGTGCATGAGCGGCTGGCGATGAGCTCACTGCACCGGACAATGCCGTAG